The Ignavibacteriales bacterium nucleotide sequence ATAAATATTCATTACTTGAAAAAATAAAAGTAATAGGATTAACAGAATTATCCATTAACCAGGATTCAATTAATCTGATATATGGTAATTGCAAAATGGAAGAAAGTTTAGGAGTAATTTCCAAACCAATCTCTGCACCGGATGCAGCCTTTGTTGCAAAATGGGCTTATATTTATGGGAAAGATTTATTAACTTTTAACTACGATTTTTTAGAACCAAATTATCTTAAAAACTTTATCATAAGGTAAAACTATGAAAAAGATGTTTACTTTAATATTGATGTTTTCCTCACTCTGTTGTTCGCAAATTGTGGGACCGAAGATATCTACTCATCAAATGCAATTTGATTTTGGTAAAATAAAAAATAATGAAAAAGTAACCCACGATTTTATTATTTACAATACTGGCGGAGACACGCTTGAAATTAAAGATGTTCGTGCTGGCTGCGGTTGTACTGCTGCTAAACCGGATAAGAATAAACTTATTCCAGGAGAATCCGCCAACATAAATGTTAAGTTTGATCCTTTTGGAAGGAAAGGACATCAACAAAAATATGTTTATATATCTTCTAATGATAAAGACACGCCAGAATTAAGATTAACTTTTACTGCCGATATAGAAGAAGAAATTCCAGGAGTGGTCAAATCAAGTGGAGCCAAATTGCAATTAGAATATGCGACTCATGATTTTGGAATTATTCAAGAAGGTAAGGTTGTTGAGTGGACGGTAAGTTTTAAAAATGTTGGTGATGCAATTTTAGAAATTAAGGATGTTAAAACTTCTTGCGGATGCACAGCAGCGGTTGTAAGCGGAAAATCAATTAAACCTGGTGAAAGCGGCAGCCTAAAAATTGAATTTGACTCTAACAATAAATCAGGTAAAATTAGTAAGACAGTTTCAATCGTGAGTAATGATGTAATCAATTCAAGTCAAACCGTTGTAATTACGGCTGATATACAAAAGAAAGTAGACTAATGGCTTGGTTCAGTAGATCAAAAGAAAAGATAGCTGCGGATAGTGTTAAAAAAGATCTGCCGGATGGCTTGTGGGAAAAGTGCCCAACCTGCGGAGAAATAATTCATAAAAAACAATTTGAAATAAATCTTTGGACGTGTTCTAAATGCGATCATCATTTTAGAATTGGCAGTGCGGGTTACATTTCTCTTCTTTTTGATACGAATAGTTTTAAGGAAGCTGATAAAAAAATGCGTTCTGCCGATCCTCTTCAATTTGAAGATACAAAAAAATATTCTGATAGAATTACAACCACCATAAAAAAAACGGGGTTGAATGATGCAGTGAAAACCGGCGTTGGTAAGATTGATGGAATTGAAGTTTCATTTGCGTGTATGGATTTTGGTTTTATTGGTGGTAGTATGGGTTCTGTAGTTGGAGAAAAAATTTCTCGGGCGATTGAAAGAGCTTACAAATATAAAATTCCAATGATAATTATTTCGCAAAGTGGCGGAGCAAGAATGATGGAAGGAGCTTATTCTTTAATGCAGATGG carries:
- a CDS encoding DUF1573 domain-containing protein, whose protein sequence is MKKMFTLILMFSSLCCSQIVGPKISTHQMQFDFGKIKNNEKVTHDFIIYNTGGDTLEIKDVRAGCGCTAAKPDKNKLIPGESANINVKFDPFGRKGHQQKYVYISSNDKDTPELRLTFTADIEEEIPGVVKSSGAKLQLEYATHDFGIIQEGKVVEWTVSFKNVGDAILEIKDVKTSCGCTAAVVSGKSIKPGESGSLKIEFDSNNKSGKISKTVSIVSNDVINSSQTVVITADIQKKVD
- the accD gene encoding acetyl-CoA carboxylase, carboxyltransferase subunit beta — protein: MAWFSRSKEKIAADSVKKDLPDGLWEKCPTCGEIIHKKQFEINLWTCSKCDHHFRIGSAGYISLLFDTNSFKEADKKMRSADPLQFEDTKKYSDRITTTIKKTGLNDAVKTGVGKIDGIEVSFACMDFGFIGGSMGSVVGEKISRAIERAYKYKIPMIIISQSGGARMMEGAYSLMQMAKTSAHLARLAEEKIPYISVLTDPTTGGITASYAMLGDVIIAEPKALIGFAGPRVIKQTIGKDLPEGFQTSEFLLENGFVDFIVHRKEMKSKITTMLELMN